The following coding sequences are from one Danaus plexippus chromosome 13 unlocalized genomic scaffold, MEX_DaPlex mxdp_15, whole genome shotgun sequence window:
- the LOC116770307 gene encoding dual oxidase maturation factor 2 has product MKGWFDGFREEGGPTLYAYHNRTAVAADVPAVALLVAALTLYLAFLTIFPGIRKERFSTFTIVTLSLFVGTVILVCKHGSSWHVAGARVARAAYRAFSAERLDCWLAVHVGLGHVNVTLNALSWGNVSTGDPGIDYNEQFRWEEAGAIQEWYRAGLLRGLPYPVLSVAEHFAAEHEGFEWGAKYRAAGYTTATLLWTALALWLLMNLLLVVVPRYGAYAMASLGVTLCAAAGGYWASLPHAPLVVRLDGAMLFFSMGWCFWLVLIAGAICLVVGLLIAALDLVWPHRFSTVLEVDYDTPYDRHVLIVDSRQRARPQTQSSLPSRILRRLSSKTRDPERQVSMSVVNESSGRDNPAYQHEQRKPNSPWRYPLFRRQINRVDSASSMGSSINGTSSGIKMSPLVGGPSSNALSTTAQRYRPQITAAERVKDMW; this is encoded by the exons ATGAAGGGGTGGTTCGACGGTTTCCGCGAGGAAGGCGGCCCGACCCTGTACGCTTATCACAACCGCACCGCCGTCGCCGCCGACGTGCCCGCGGTCGCCCTGCTTGTAGCCGCCCTTACGTTATACCTCGCGTTCCTTACTATATTCCCTGGTATACGGAAGGAG CGATTTTCCACGTTCACCATCGTTACACTTAGCCTCTTCGTTGGTACTGTGATTTTAG TATGTAAGCACGGATCCTCGTGGCACGTGGCAGGGGCGCGTGTAGCCCGCGCCGCTTACCGCGCCTTCTCAGCTGAGCGACTAGACTGCTGGCTCGCCGTCCACGTCGGCTTGGGACACGTCAATGTCACTCTTAACG CGTTATCATGGGGCAACGTCTCGACAGGCGATCCAGGAATCGATTACAACGAACAATTTCGATGGGAAGAAGCTGGTGCTATCCAGGAATGGTATCGAGCGGGTTTATTACGAGGTTTACCATACCCCGTACTGTCTGTAGCTGAACACTTTGCAGCGGAACACGAGGGATTCGAGTGGGGTGCTAAGTATAGAGCAGCTGGTTATACTACCGCCACGCTTCTTTG GACGGCGTTGGCACTGTGGTTATTAATGAACCTCCTGCTGGTGGTGGTACCACGTTATGGCGCGTACGCAATGGCCTCTCTGGGAGTAACGCTGTGTGCTGCTGCCGGAGGATACTGGGCATCCTTACCACACGCGCCGCTAGTTGTGCGCTTGGATGGAGCCATGCTATTCTTCTCGATGGGCTGGTGTTTCTGGCTAGTCCTGATTGCTG GTGCCATATGTCTGGTAGTGGGTCTACTTATAGCAGCGCTGGACTTGGTGTGGCCTCACAGATTCTCGACCGTGCTTGAAGTAGATTACGACACTCCTTATGACAGACACGTCCTCATAGTGGACAGTAGACAAAGAGCTCGTCCACAAACACAGAGCTCCTTGCCATCCAGAATACTGAG gcGATTATCTTCTAAGACCCGAGATCCTGAACGTCAGGTGTCCATGTCAGTTGTAAATGAAAGTTCTGGCCGGGACAACCCTGCTTACCAACACGAACAGAGAAAACCTAATTCGCCGTGGAGGTATCCACTGTTTAGACGGCAGATTAATAG AGTCGACTCCGCCTCGAGTATGGGATCAAGCATAAATGGTACCAGTTCCGGAATAAAGATGTCCCCACTAGTAGGTGGACCCTCATCCAACGCACTATCGACGACCGCACAGAG ATACCGTCCACAAATAACAGCAGCTGAAAGAGTGAAAGACATGTGGTGA